A portion of the Pseudarthrobacter sp. L1SW genome contains these proteins:
- a CDS encoding FAD-binding oxidoreductase, with amino-acid sequence MSTSAVATASSALLSASAHASTDLDERVRVSTDRSGYIPPSLPDGVVYATSTEEVVATMKLAAAHNVPVVPRGAGTGLAAGASARAGEVVLDLARMNRILHIDPVEQLAVVEPGVLNAEVNAAAREHGLFYAPDPASTAICSIGGNIATNAGGMWCAKYGVTRESVLALKVVLPDGRVLRTGRETIKGVTGYDLNALMIGSEGTLGVVVEATLRLRPRPVQTATVAAYFPNVDAAALAASAIIAARLQPSVLELMDGPTLEAVDAAHGTSHRSKGGAFLLAQTDGYGAFLEQDVLLQAIKPFASSIEKAVDPAAADALVATRREAIPSLEKLGRVSICDIGVPRNRLAAVFAGLDDISRKTGVRIFNVAHAADGNLHPMIVVEPEESITEGPAKKALGDMFYLAQRLGGTLTGEHGVGLLKRDWLEDELGGLSLELQRSIRRVFDPQGILNPGKAI; translated from the coding sequence ATGAGTACATCTGCAGTTGCAACAGCATCATCGGCGCTTCTCTCCGCAAGCGCACACGCTTCCACGGACCTGGACGAACGCGTCCGGGTGAGCACGGACCGTTCCGGCTACATTCCTCCCAGCCTCCCGGACGGCGTTGTGTACGCCACCAGCACGGAGGAGGTGGTGGCCACCATGAAACTGGCCGCGGCCCACAACGTGCCGGTTGTTCCCCGCGGTGCCGGAACAGGCCTGGCAGCCGGAGCATCAGCCCGGGCAGGTGAAGTGGTCCTCGACCTGGCCCGCATGAACCGGATCCTCCACATCGACCCCGTGGAGCAGCTGGCGGTGGTTGAACCCGGCGTCCTCAATGCGGAGGTCAACGCCGCCGCCCGGGAGCACGGACTGTTCTACGCCCCGGATCCGGCCAGCACGGCCATCTGTTCAATCGGCGGCAACATCGCCACCAACGCCGGCGGCATGTGGTGCGCAAAGTACGGCGTCACCCGGGAATCCGTCCTGGCGCTCAAGGTTGTCCTTCCCGATGGCCGGGTGCTGCGCACGGGACGGGAGACCATCAAGGGCGTGACCGGGTATGACCTGAATGCCCTGATGATCGGTTCCGAAGGGACGCTGGGCGTGGTGGTGGAGGCCACCCTGCGGCTGCGGCCGCGGCCGGTCCAGACCGCCACCGTTGCCGCGTATTTCCCGAACGTGGACGCCGCCGCCCTGGCCGCCTCTGCCATCATCGCCGCGCGGCTGCAGCCCTCGGTGCTGGAACTCATGGACGGCCCCACCCTGGAAGCCGTTGATGCAGCGCACGGCACCAGCCACCGGTCAAAGGGCGGGGCCTTCCTGCTGGCGCAGACCGACGGCTACGGTGCATTCCTCGAACAGGACGTCCTCCTCCAGGCCATCAAGCCGTTTGCCAGCTCCATCGAGAAGGCCGTGGACCCGGCAGCAGCGGATGCGCTCGTGGCCACAAGGCGGGAGGCCATCCCGTCCCTCGAGAAGCTGGGCCGGGTGTCCATCTGCGACATCGGCGTCCCGCGGAACCGGCTGGCGGCAGTTTTCGCCGGCCTGGACGACATTTCCCGGAAGACCGGCGTCCGGATCTTCAACGTGGCGCACGCAGCTGACGGCAACCTCCACCCGATGATCGTCGTCGAGCCCGAAGAATCCATCACCGAAGGACCCGCGAAAAAGGCCCTCGGCGACATGTTCTACCTGGCGCAGCGCCTTGGCGGCACGCTGACCGGGGAACACGGCGTCGGCCTGCTC
- a CDS encoding L-lactate permease: MSTYQQVVDPLWGSLGLSALCAALPLILLFVLLGVFRVKAAKAALTSLLLSIVLAAVVWQMPLDQVFSATAAGAFYGFFPILWILINALWVYKLTVATPWFDALGRTIRSISNDLRILSILIAFCFGALLESLAGFGAPVAITAAMLMAAGMKPFKSAVVSLLANTAPVAFGAMAAPIIALNGVTGLPLHDLSSMAGRQTPFIALIVPLLLVFIVDGKRGLKQTWPVALVAGAVFGIFQFITSNYFAVELTDVVAAVATVAAVLLMLRVWQPREIIEMSGQASGPDQPGEEEPPSGPSTDGRRPASGRIPASASVTEAVSAAATTRVLAPAGSSAQRPGPREIWMAIAPYLIIMAIFSIAQIPVVKTWLSAAGSVSFSWPGLDVVDADGKHVAAQKFKFDHLKATGTLLLISGIITMALYRIPAAAGLRIYGETLKQLRWTIVTVMSVLALSFVMNLSGQTTSLGLALASAGGFFAVLSPVIGWLGVALTGSDTSSNSLFGQLQVSAAEQTGLPPVLMAAANSSAGVMGKMLSLQNLAVAAAAVGMEGSEGTLFRKLLGWSLGLLAVMILLVLLQSTPVLGWMVP; the protein is encoded by the coding sequence GTGAGCACTTATCAGCAAGTCGTGGACCCCCTCTGGGGTTCGCTGGGCCTCTCGGCCCTGTGTGCGGCGCTGCCGTTGATCCTCTTGTTCGTCCTGTTGGGCGTTTTCCGCGTGAAAGCCGCAAAAGCTGCGTTGACCAGCCTGCTGCTGTCCATCGTCCTGGCAGCCGTCGTGTGGCAGATGCCCCTGGACCAGGTATTCAGTGCCACGGCCGCAGGCGCCTTCTACGGCTTCTTCCCCATCCTCTGGATCCTCATCAACGCCCTCTGGGTCTACAAACTCACCGTCGCCACGCCCTGGTTCGACGCCCTTGGCCGGACCATCCGGTCCATCTCCAATGACCTGCGCATCCTCTCGATCCTGATCGCATTCTGCTTCGGCGCGCTGCTGGAATCCCTGGCCGGATTCGGCGCGCCGGTGGCCATTACTGCCGCCATGCTGATGGCCGCCGGCATGAAGCCCTTCAAGTCAGCCGTTGTGTCATTGCTGGCCAACACGGCACCTGTGGCCTTCGGTGCCATGGCCGCACCCATCATTGCCCTCAACGGCGTCACCGGCCTGCCGCTGCACGACCTGTCCTCGATGGCCGGGCGCCAGACGCCCTTCATTGCCCTCATCGTGCCCCTGCTGCTCGTCTTCATCGTGGACGGCAAGCGCGGTTTGAAGCAGACGTGGCCCGTGGCACTGGTGGCCGGCGCCGTATTCGGCATCTTCCAGTTCATTACCTCGAACTACTTCGCCGTGGAACTGACGGACGTTGTGGCCGCCGTAGCCACCGTGGCCGCGGTGCTGCTGATGCTGCGCGTCTGGCAGCCCCGGGAGATCATCGAAATGTCCGGCCAGGCCAGCGGCCCGGACCAGCCCGGGGAGGAGGAACCGCCGTCGGGCCCGTCCACGGACGGCCGCCGCCCCGCCTCGGGGAGGATTCCGGCGTCTGCCTCCGTTACCGAGGCCGTCTCCGCCGCTGCGACCACCCGGGTCTTGGCACCGGCCGGCAGTTCCGCCCAGCGGCCGGGGCCGCGGGAAATCTGGATGGCCATAGCCCCGTACCTGATCATTATGGCCATTTTCTCCATCGCCCAGATCCCGGTGGTCAAGACCTGGCTCAGCGCGGCCGGAAGCGTGAGCTTCTCCTGGCCCGGCCTGGACGTTGTGGACGCGGACGGCAAGCACGTGGCCGCGCAAAAGTTCAAGTTCGACCACCTCAAGGCCACCGGCACGCTCCTCCTCATCTCCGGGATCATCACCATGGCCCTGTACCGCATCCCGGCCGCAGCAGGCCTGCGCATTTACGGGGAGACACTCAAGCAATTGCGGTGGACCATCGTGACCGTGATGTCCGTCCTGGCCCTGTCCTTCGTCATGAACCTGTCCGGCCAGACCACCTCCCTGGGCCTGGCACTCGCCTCGGCCGGCGGATTCTTCGCCGTCCTCTCCCCGGTGATCGGCTGGCTGGGCGTCGCCCTCACCGGCTCTGACACCTCGTCCAACTCCCTCTTCGGCCAGCTCCAGGTTTCCGCAGCCGAACAGACGGGCCTGCCTCCCGTCCTCATGGCCGCGGCAAACTCGTCCGCCGGTGTGATGGGCAAGATGCTGTCCCTGCAGAACCTCGCCGTGGCAGCCGCCGCCGTGGGCATGGAGGGATCAGAAGGCACGCTCTTCAGGAAGCTCCTGGGCTGGAGCCTTGGGCTCCTGGCCGTCATGATCCTCCTGGTCCTGCTCCAGTCGACGCCGGTGCTTGGCTGGATGGTTCCCTAA
- the aceB gene encoding malate synthase A, with the protein MPLTRISNPPFERASEILTPEALEFLAELHSRFAAERDARLESRQVRRAEASRTGTLDFLPETAAVREGDWTVAPAPAALQDRRVEITGPCSPAKMAINALNSGAKVWLADLEDASCPTWFNVVDGQLSLYDAARGTLAYTSPEGKTYALRTDAPTAVVIMRPRGWHMEERNLEFDGRPAVGALVDFGLHFFHNAKQLLENGHGPYYYLPKMESHLEARLWNDIFVFAQDTLGIPQGTIRATVLVETIPAAFEMDEILYELRNHASGLNAGRWDYLFSIIKYFRDSGPKFTLPDRAAVSMTVPFMRAYTELLVKTCHQRGAFAMGGMAAVIPNRRQPEVTEAAFEKVRADKTREANDGFDGSWVAHPDLVPICMEVFDAVLGDAPNQVQRTRPEVHVTAEQLLDIESAPGEATEAGLRGNLYVSVAYTAVWLSGNGAVAIHNLMEDAATAEISRSQVWQQIRNAVTLADTGNTVTRELVERLLAEETRKLRGEVGEDLFSRYYEPASRIISGICLSEEYTDFLTTPAYDMLESEVAVR; encoded by the coding sequence ATGCCCCTGACCCGTATCTCCAACCCGCCCTTTGAACGCGCCTCCGAGATCCTGACGCCGGAAGCCCTGGAGTTCCTGGCTGAACTCCACAGCCGTTTTGCCGCCGAACGTGACGCCCGCCTGGAATCGCGGCAGGTCCGCCGGGCAGAAGCGAGCCGGACCGGAACCCTGGACTTCCTGCCGGAGACAGCAGCAGTGCGCGAGGGTGACTGGACGGTTGCCCCGGCTCCGGCTGCCCTGCAGGACCGCCGGGTTGAAATCACCGGCCCCTGCTCTCCCGCAAAGATGGCGATCAATGCCCTTAACTCGGGAGCCAAGGTGTGGCTGGCAGACCTTGAAGATGCCAGCTGCCCCACGTGGTTCAACGTCGTCGACGGCCAGCTCTCGCTGTATGACGCAGCACGCGGAACCCTGGCCTACACCTCGCCCGAGGGCAAGACCTACGCCCTGCGCACCGACGCGCCCACCGCCGTCGTCATAATGCGTCCCCGCGGTTGGCACATGGAGGAGCGGAACCTGGAATTCGACGGGCGGCCCGCCGTCGGAGCCCTGGTGGACTTTGGCCTGCACTTCTTCCACAACGCGAAGCAGCTCCTCGAAAACGGCCACGGCCCCTACTACTACCTGCCCAAGATGGAAAGCCACCTGGAGGCCCGCCTGTGGAACGACATCTTTGTCTTTGCCCAGGACACCCTCGGCATCCCGCAGGGAACCATCCGGGCTACCGTGCTCGTAGAAACCATTCCCGCCGCCTTCGAGATGGACGAGATCCTGTACGAACTCCGCAACCACGCCTCCGGGCTCAACGCCGGGCGCTGGGATTACCTGTTCAGCATCATCAAGTACTTCCGCGATTCCGGCCCGAAATTCACGCTTCCTGACCGTGCGGCCGTATCCATGACGGTGCCGTTCATGCGGGCGTACACCGAGCTCCTGGTCAAAACCTGCCACCAGCGCGGCGCCTTCGCCATGGGCGGCATGGCCGCGGTGATCCCGAACCGCCGGCAGCCGGAAGTCACGGAGGCTGCGTTTGAGAAGGTCCGTGCGGACAAGACGCGCGAGGCCAATGACGGCTTCGACGGCTCCTGGGTTGCGCATCCGGACCTGGTGCCCATCTGCATGGAGGTGTTCGATGCGGTCCTTGGGGATGCCCCCAACCAGGTGCAGCGGACGAGGCCCGAGGTCCACGTCACCGCCGAGCAGCTGCTCGACATCGAATCCGCGCCCGGAGAAGCCACCGAGGCCGGCCTTCGTGGCAACCTCTACGTCTCCGTCGCCTACACCGCCGTGTGGCTGTCCGGCAACGGGGCGGTTGCTATCCACAACCTGATGGAAGATGCTGCGACGGCGGAAATCTCCCGGTCACAGGTGTGGCAGCAGATCCGGAACGCAGTGACCCTGGCGGACACGGGCAACACGGTGACCCGGGAACTGGTGGAGCGCCTGCTGGCCGAGGAAACCCGGAAGCTCCGCGGTGAAGTGGGCGAAGACCTGTTCAGCAGGTACTACGAGCCGGCGTCCAGGATAATTTCCGGGATCTGCCTTTCCGAGGAGTACACCGATTTCCTCACCACTCCGGCGTACGACATGCTCGAATCCGAAGTAGCCGTGCGGTAA
- a CDS encoding YsnF/AvaK domain-containing protein: protein MISTENLSALTTAGGHVLGSDGSKIGSVGQIYVDDQTSEPTWVTVKTGLFGTHESFAPLDSATQDGNDIVIAHSKDKVKDAPRVAPDGHLEPAEEERLYAYYGVGGRAGFAGTDRRADRDHETRGTVGHDTSGPTTDDAMTRSEEQLQVGTREEETGRARLRKYVVTENVTTTVPVQREEVRLEREPITDANRGNAMSGPAISEEEHEVILHEERPVVEKEAVPVERVRLDKETVTDEHTVTEEVRKENIDLDDDGRTRR, encoded by the coding sequence ATGATCAGCACTGAGAACCTTTCCGCACTGACCACTGCCGGCGGACACGTCCTGGGCTCCGACGGCAGCAAGATCGGATCCGTCGGACAGATCTACGTGGACGACCAGACGTCCGAGCCCACCTGGGTCACGGTCAAGACCGGGCTCTTTGGCACCCACGAGTCCTTCGCACCTTTGGATTCCGCAACCCAGGACGGCAATGACATCGTCATTGCCCACAGCAAGGACAAGGTCAAGGACGCGCCCCGCGTCGCACCGGACGGCCACCTGGAGCCCGCCGAGGAAGAGCGGCTCTACGCCTACTACGGCGTCGGCGGCCGCGCCGGGTTTGCCGGCACCGACCGCCGCGCCGACCGGGACCACGAAACGCGCGGCACCGTCGGCCATGACACCTCAGGCCCCACCACCGATGACGCAATGACCCGCTCGGAAGAGCAGCTCCAGGTGGGCACCCGCGAGGAGGAAACCGGCCGGGCGCGCCTGCGCAAGTACGTGGTCACCGAAAACGTCACCACCACCGTCCCGGTCCAGCGCGAAGAGGTGCGCCTGGAACGCGAACCCATCACCGACGCCAACCGCGGCAACGCCATGAGCGGCCCCGCCATCAGCGAGGAAGAGCACGAGGTCATCCTCCACGAGGAGCGCCCCGTCGTCGAAAAGGAAGCGGTCCCGGTGGAGCGTGTCCGCCTGGACAAGGAAACGGTCACCGATGAGCACACCGTCACCGAAGAGGTCCGCAAGGAGAACATCGACCTCGACGACGACGGCCGCACCCGCCGCTAG